A window from Drosophila miranda strain MSH22 chromosome Y unlocalized genomic scaffold, D.miranda_PacBio2.1 Contig_Y2_pilon, whole genome shotgun sequence encodes these proteins:
- the LOC117193117 gene encoding uncharacterized protein LOC117193117: MIYGMLVTLSTAIYTTGATLWQVQQSLINWMMSFSLFILGVFCKPYLIVPLLAAGFFMVRRILLRRSKRTQAWKSPGNNESGSSRHYSIKTPPSRDTESSLPNSVGDTSQK, translated from the exons ATGATTTACGGCATGCTGGTGACACTCTCGACGGCAATCTATACTACGGGGGCCACCCTTTGGCAGGTTCAAC AGAGCCTAATCAATTGGATGATGTCGTTTAGTCTTTTCATTTTGGGTGTGTTCTGCAAGCCGTATTTGATAGTTCCCCTGTTGGCAGCTGGGTTCTTCATGGTGCGCCGGATCTTGCTGCGGCGGTCAAAGCGGACCCAAGCCTGGAAATCGCCGGGTAACAACGAGTCTGGGTCGTCCAGGCATTACTCCATTAAAACCCCACCATCACGCGACACGGAGAGCTCCCTGCCCAATAGCGTCGGTGACACATCCCAGAAGTAG